In Alnus glutinosa chromosome 7, dhAlnGlut1.1, whole genome shotgun sequence, the sequence TCAGGGAACTATTTTGGGAATGCCACAACTAGACTCGAGACTTTTATGTAGAAGGCCTTATTGTCCTAGGACCCAAAAGTGAAGTCATACTACGGCCACCCAAGAACGGAACATTTGGCTCGGGTCTAGTTCGAACTAGACTCGTAGAAATTGGAATATGTGTTCTTTGTGCTCTGTTATGAACTCATCCtgttaaaaactaaaaaaatataaataaatgatgATGAAAATGACAACAATGATATACAACTAGAGCACTAGACATGAATGGAAGCACCAGCTGCGCTACATGTCAGCCAAGCAGCGGTTAAAGAAAAACCTTAGCACTCTCTAAACATGGCAATATTCTCATACAGTAACAGTAACACTAACTACACAGGAGGAGGGCACAGCCGTCATGGTGAATGTTGAAAGGCATCTAACTAAATTAGCTAAAGTGGAAAAGTAGAATGGGAACTAGGAACCCAAGGAACCCATTTTTTGTGGCTTTGGGTAGAGAAGAATAACTAAAAATTCTTGACTTGAGAATATGACCTATTGGCTTTACTTTGAGTTAAGATTCCCAGATTCCTATTCCATGGAAATGCGGGAATCTTTAGAGCTTTTCCTTGGCCCCCAACTTTTCTCCACAAGGAATAGCATTCCGTGGTCATTTCTCACTTTCTAATGGAGCCAATGCCATCATGTGTGGTCAACAAGTCACAACCAATAAGCGTCTTCACAAAGTTTTTTCTTATGATTGACTAGTCCATAACCTGATTCTCATATATGATATGCTTCTCTTTTTGCAGTTTCTTTCTGTCCTCAAAAGTAAAttgatattaatataaaatcCATAAAAGGAAATGTAAGTACAAGCGCAAAAATTCTTCTCTGCTCCAAAGAGGAGAATAACATCACACACAGAGAGAGGAAGGTAATAACAAGAGTAAAAGCATACTATTCTCTTGTACTGCTCAAACAAAAGCAcattaaaagagagagagagagagagagagagagatttgaagGGTGTAAGGGCATTTTGGCAACATGAGGGAAAGGTAAGTACTTTACATGTATCATTATTATAAACATCACTGGGTCCTCAACAGACATGAAATGAAAGTTGTAGCAACATGTTTATTCTATTTTCAAAGATCCATTGATCACTAACCTCTCCAAACAGGCACATATCTCCACTGtccagtctttttttttttttttttcctttttctctttcttattttgggGGGCATCCCTGGTCAACAATTATATATGATAAATCAGGAGATGCAAAGCTTCAACCCTGCTAAGTCTTAATAAAGGAACAGCCCACCTCCTACAGCTGCATGACACATATAAATCATGATTTCACTTTCTCGCACAGCACAAAAACAGGGTTTCATGTAAATTTTGACATCTTTCAATTACCAACACGCCCTTCAACAATATTCTTATGactactatatttttatttttagtcacaACTATTATAGTCGCAAACAACACCATTGAAACTCATCCaactcttaaaaagaaaaaaattcatccAATTTGCCAACTCTCAGCAGAACACAATTAAATCTTAAATCTCTCATATTTCCTACACTACCAAATGTTATGACGTGTCTTATGCAATAAATAATCAGGTGATTTGTTGTGTGATCAAAATCCATGAAAATTTGCCTAGTGGTGAGACACTGAATTTATATACTGGGAGCAACTTAAAGCTTTAACTGGCATGGTACCAAATCCTGCCTCCTGTGCAATTTATTCCTATCCACATGCCAGCAAACTATTTAGGAATTTTCCTTTAGCACTGTACCTAATGGCTTTCATAGATTCTCTCAAACTGCATTAAATATCCTCACAAATCAGAATCGACGATTTTTCTATGAAAGGCCAGTCGGAACTAATCTGAAGATATTATTCAAGGAATAGGAATTTTAtccttttttattaatgatCTCTTACAATTTCTATGTAGTTTAGCAAATGCTCATTTTATACATATCTAGAGTGCTAGTTCAGTAGGTATCTGCATATCAACTATGTCCTCATTCATGAATAGGTTTTATTTCTATATCGTAATTTGATGGTGATTTGGCAGATTTGGTCTCCATAACTTATATACGAATTTATTCTGCATTAGCTGTTGATCATAGAGATATTATTCTTTGTATTTTAAATAGGTCTAGTATAATTCCTGATTATCACCACATGACCAGATCCTTCGATGCAATAAAGCAGCATTAGCATAATGCACTTGTGGTTGAACATGCACAGCTTCTGAAATGCAAATCCGGAAGAACAACACATtttcttatatatgtatatctaatttttttttcaatattgcAGTTGACATAGTGTTTGCTACGTAGGAAAAGTTTTTCAGCTAGATGCAGTGATATGAACAGTATTTAGCACGAATGCATGTCATGCATATATGACTCTATTGTATCCGTATATACAGACAGCatagtataaaaaattgtgaggAAGTTTGAACTTTTAAATGTATAGGCAAATGTACATCTATTTGTGTACGTGTGTATATCTTCCATGCATTGTGTGCACAAATTCATGCAAAAATCTAGAACTTAATATGCATGAGTTTATCTATTTGTACATtcagtcatatatatatatatatatatatatatacacacacacataattaAGAATCTTATATTAACAACTGCAGTAACATAAAATAGTAATcaaatacaaaaggaaaagtTTATAGATTCATACAAGAGAATCTCCAAAGCCAAGGCAGGAGTCAAGGGCAAGGCAAGTGGTCCTCTTCAGGCAATGACTTGTCATGGTTATCATCAAATGCAAGTATGGAAGCAAGTACaactcttctttatttctttttattgggTCCCAGTTGCTTAGGATTCGTCGGTGCAGGACCAGCTGTCTTATGCCAATTGAAGAATGAAAAAGTTTAGGGGCCCTCTTTCATCTATTTTACAATGTGTGGCTGAATAAGTACCAAACTTACTGAAGCAGACAAAACAGAATGTATTCCTTATTCCATTCCTTCCCTCCAAACAATCCCCAAGGACCATCTATctccactattttttttttttttttaaaaaatctaattcCATAGCTTGTAGGTGCTCCAGTCAACAGAATCTTCTTCTACATTCTTCAACTAACCAGATAAGTTTCTTTTGTGTCTCCGTCTATATCCTTCAACACTGATAACATTCAACTAAAACCCATTTACAATAGTTTTAACATGTACATCGACAACTGAAAGAAAGGACTCTACACCAAGGCAAGAAACAATGATATGGTAGTTCTAAGAATCTTCCATGAGAGGGTGAAAGGTGGGTTGTGAAGGTCTCAAGACAACATCAATTGTGGATTCTCCTAATCCAAGTGACAAAATTCCTCTCTTAATTCCTGGAATAAGATTCCTGCCTTTGCCAGATGGGCAAATACGaatacacaacaaaaaaaacttgCATCAGTTCTGGTACCCAATGCAAGGTGTGAGGTGTTATAGAAAGTTATACTGGAATGGAAAGTGGAGCTAGAGGGGCCCATGGTTAACAAAGTAGGAAGGACAATATCTCTTTTCAAGTCACTGTGAATATTGAACTGGGGCAGGTACTCCATTGGCTTGTCCAGGATTCTATGCCTCACAACTTCCCTCCCTGGCCCCCATACCCAGTTTGCTTTATAAAAAGCCAATGCCTAAGAACAACTTTGGTTTGTGAGAAGTGGGTGAAGGAGAAGGCAGATAAGGAAGAGCTGTTGTAAGTAGTTATATTTAACTGAGTATCAAGACGTTGGCTTGTACCTGAAGAATATAGTATCATCAAGTTCCAAATTTCAGGGGCCAGCAACTTCAAtcaggagaagaaaaaagaaagcgcGCATCAGGTAAAACAGAACTGATCTTGAGCACAATAGTTTGGTTGTTAGCGCCTCTACATCAAGATAAACTTATGTCAGTTTTTGTGTTAAGGGCAGAAGATGTACCATCATCACCAACATCAAGGAAAGAACATCCACTCTTCTTCAAGAATGTCCATTCCTCCCGAGAGGCATTTATTCCTGCAAGGTGGGAATGTTCCTGGAGATTCAGGACTTGTCCTCTCAACTGATGCTAAACCTAGACTCAAATGGACCCCAGATCTTCACGAGCGTTTCATAGAAGCAGTTAATCAGCTGGGAGGAGCAGACAGTGAGTGTTGTACGATAAAATAAGGATCGTCACATACAGGAATTAGAGGTTATCCAACTTCAGCTAATTCATTTATTATTCTTCCAATGCAGAGGCTACTCCAAAAACAGTAATGAAACTTATGGGGATTCCAGGACTCACCTTATACCACCTAAAGAGTCATCTTCAGGTAAATATCAATACTAAGCAATATCACTTGTGAAAGTTGCAATGACTACTGGCCCTTAGGTCTCCAATTCATTGGATTATCAGTTACAGTAACACAGAAATTTCCCTGCTTCACCTTTTATTTGTAAAAGGAAATGCGTGACTATATGCCTAAACCTACTacagaaattttgaaattttgtgccTTCATCTGTTATTCCCTTCATGTGTTATTCTGTAACTAGTAAACTGAAGTGGTCTGGGTCAGAGAAGAGTCATATGTGCAAAAACAAGCTATACAGATTACAGACCCTTTATCAAATTCGGGGGGTTTCAATGACTAAGGGATGGAGTTCTTTTATAACTAAAACCACATGTACTAATTGCTAACTCTGCCTTGTTGCAAGCAGAAGTACAGGCTCAGTAAAAATTTGCATGGACAAGCTATTATTGGGGCCAACAAAACTGGTAAGAGAACATTCTTATAAGATTCTGTCTAAACACTTCAAAGTATTTACAAGCAATTTAAGAATTATaatgtacatttttttcttaccAAGCCTTGGATGTGAACAAAATTTGACTCATGCATATAGGTATAGCCGGACAGGGGTGTGACAGAGTATCTGAACCAAATGGAACAACTTTGAACAATTTAAGCATTGGACCTCAGACAAACAAGTATGAACACAAATAGTCTCTGACGTTCTTTACATTGAGTTATttataaatcttttgttttaaatCAGCTTTAGTATTCAAATTTCGCACTAACAATGAAAACTCTGAATTTCAGAAACTTACATATAAGTGAAGCACTACAGATGCAAATTGAAGTGCAGAGAAGGCTGCATGAGCAGCTTGAGGTATAAGATACTTGAAATTTATGTATATATGGATCTAATTGAAATGTCCTTTCtgcaaaaattaataaataaataaataacagctATTTTACACGTCCAAAATTATGTTGACTACACAACAATgaataagaaacaaaatgaaGAGCTGTATTCTCACTTCTTCCCAGAAACATTACtacagaaaaaagaagaaagaaaatatacaagaaaCAAAATGAAGAGCTGTATTTCTCACTTCTTCCCAGAAACATTACtacagaaaaaagaagaaagaaaatatactaTAATGCAAAAAAACTGAGTTATGCATGCATCAAGTTCTACATATCACTATCAATATTTGCATTTAGTGAAGTTAAAGTAAATGTGTTCTTAAACAAACCTCAAGGAAAAGAACCAGggattaaatttgaaaatattaaaatctaCAGATTTTAAATTATGCAGTTAAGAGACGTCAAAAACTCATGAATGACTTTTGGAAGTTCACATATACAAGTGTTAATCACATTCCCTATAACAACCTGACCAATATAAAATTTTCAGAAACAAAAGTTGTACATAATTGATGTTCTGCAAATATGTGCAATCACAGTAACGTAACGGTTTAATATCATTAATTCACTTGTAAAGGCACACTGTTCTTTTGTTCCCACCATCTTGTAAAGGATTATTTAGCAGAATTCTGACTATCTGTTCTCAATTAAACCAGGTACAGCGACACTTACAGCTCCGGATAGAGGCTCAGGGAAAATACCTGCAGGCAGTGCTGGAAAAAGCCCAGGAGACACTTGGAAGACAAAACTTAGGTGCTGTGGGACTTGAAGCTGCCAAAATTCAACTCTCTGAACTGGTGTCCAAAGTATCCAATCAATGCCTGAATTCTGCATTTTCAGAACTGAAAGAACTACAGGGGTTGTGCCCCCAGCAAATACAAGCAACCCAGCCCAACGATTGTTCAATAGATAGCTGCCTGACTTCCTGTGAAGGATCTCAAAAGGATCAAGAAAAACACAACAGGGGGATGGTGATGAGACCTTATTCCGGAACTCAATTCTTGGAGCAGAAAGAGCTTTCTGAAGACCACATGCTTCAGAAGACAGAACTCAAGTGGTCTGAAGACCTAAAAGAGAGCATGTTTCATTCTTCAATAGGTAAAGATGCAGAAAGAAGAATGCCTGTGGAGAGAAGCTCCAGCGATTTATCCATGAGAATAGGACTTCAAGGAGAAAATGGGAATGGCAGCAACAACTGTTCTGTAGGAAGATTTAAAGGAAGGGACTTGGATGACAGTTTCCTAGACCGTAACAGCAATAGGGTGGAATCAAGTAAActagaaaatgagaaaatttcACGAGGATACAGACTGCCTTACTTTCCAGCGAAACTAGATCTTAATGCCCATGATGAAAATGATGCTGCTACAAGTTGCAAACAATTCGACTTGAATGGTCTCAGCTGGAGTTGAGAGGTTTTAAAACAAATgagaggaaaaagagacaagatTAGGCCATTGGATTTACATAGGAAGGGAATGATCAGTAAGATATCTGCTGCTCTCTTGTTCAGGCCAAGTTGCCAGGAACAATCAATTGAAGAAATTGGAATAAAATGCAATGACAAATATAGATCACATTTGAAAGTATATGACTTCGATAGCTCCAGCAAAATTTACTTCTGTTATCTCATACATCAATCagagttcaaagattacaagcAAAATGCCTTGATCTATCATGTTcaaaagaccttttttttttttttttttttcaaatttatttggCCTCAAGATGGTTCATACAAACTTCACAACTCCATGAAGTAACACCTATAATCATATTAACAATTTGAGAATGACTAAGAATTGGGTTGAACTTACTAACAACTTCTAGCTCCGGATccatcatttttgtaaaaaaaacagATGCTCTAACTCAAAAGCCTTCATCCAAATCGGTGCTGATATATTCCTTATTGCCCAAAAATGTTGCCAAAACTTTCGATCACAAGCCAAAGGCTTGGACCTCAAGAGGTAGTTAAATCGGTTGGGACTacatgaagtggaggtcactgGTTCGAATCCCCTTCCCCCCTTTTTCCTCCCCTTGGTTGGTCatgtcatcaaaaaaaaaaaaaaccaaaggcTTGGCTCAACAACCCTGCAGCAATGTCCTCGTAACCAAATCTCAGTCAAACAGAAAATAGGAATAGACACAATATACAAATACTGCATGTATTTCAGAATGTAATTATTGAACTCTTATAATTCATACACAATTAGAAACGCAAACATGGTCATGCTGATAAACAGGAATTCTGTGTTCTCATCATAGAACTTCAAAAAGTCCAAAACTGACCATCTTCTGAGTTCACTAGAGTTGCTCTGCAGCTCTAGAAGGACATGCCCCAGTACTGGCTCCACCGAGCAGGGTCCTTGGAGAGGCTGAGCAGCAATAATTGGGGTTTTCCTATGCATATCTCCTGATTTACTTTAACCGAATTAACAAAGAACAGAAACGGACAGAAGTTTGTATAAGTTGCATTTAAACAAGAAAAGAACACCACCCTTGTTAAGATTGGCAAGTAAGGCCGCCAAAAACATTTCTGAAAAATAGCACATAGCGTAATATAGAAATCAGAGTTGCGTCAATCAGTCTGGCCCACTCTAATCCTGCACAGATCCCGTGTGTACAATGGCTTGAACTCTATGCTTTGCTCGCTCAGAAAAAGGACACAGTTACCACTTTCACGGCTGCAAGTTCTTCCCCTCTCTGGACACTTAGCCATTAAAAACACACCATTGCGGACATGAGGATAAACAGTCTAGAGTTCGAAATTTAgttacgatatatatatatatatatatataacaaggaaagaaagagaaactaGAAGGGGATCTTTGCCATTATGCAGCCAAAGATTCGAAGGAGCTTCCATAAAGAGGGATGAACGCTGCCTACTTAGCCAAATCATGGGCGTaagaattttatgtttattaaatagaGTATGGATCCAATTCAAACCTGAGAGACTTTCGAATTATTGTAATAGCTGTAGGAAGATTGGACACACAGTTTCTATATGTTCTGAGGAACAAGACAGCCAATTTAGTCTAGGAAATACGGCCAGAATTAAGAGCAGATTCCAATCAGccaaataaaatgtaattgctCCAGCAATGGCTCCTTGTTTGCAAATGTATTAATCAAGGAAGCAAAGCTCAAACAGTACTCGCCTTTCCGGTTGATTCCAGAAGGTGACTCTGAACAAAAGATGATGTGCACATGCTCGACCGGGTCAAGATGTCGCCAACCGGTCCAGCAGAACCGCCTGCAGCCAATTCCCTACCTAGAGCTCAAACCCAGGCAATCTCCTTAAATTTTTTGCtcgaatttgataaaatttgcACAAAAATTTGAGGAGATCTTAATTCACTTTCTGCACCCAGCTTTCAGCCTTTCAGAACTCTCGCTCCACTCAGTCCCTCTCTTTCTTCAAAAATCTTCCTTCAGTCGAGTTGGAAAAAAGAACAGaggtaaaaaatttcctaccaTATCAAATTAATACGTGTCACCGATAAAAGTCcgtattattttattagtatgtattttttatatgtttttttaataatataaataaaaaaacatataatttttacgtatttaaaaaataatatcactCTCAAACGTgagttttatgaaattttttacaaattaaattatttttatactttttaaattgatatttgcGTGGGATTAATATTCATTTTATTGGGTCAAATTTAG encodes:
- the LOC133872840 gene encoding myb-related protein 2-like, with amino-acid sequence MYHHHQHQGKNIHSSSRMSIPPERHLFLQGGNVPGDSGLVLSTDAKPRLKWTPDLHERFIEAVNQLGGADKATPKTVMKLMGIPGLTLYHLKSHLQKYRLSKNLHGQAIIGANKTGIAGQGCDRVSEPNGTTLNNLSIGPQTNKNLHISEALQMQIEVQRRLHEQLEVQRHLQLRIEAQGKYLQAVLEKAQETLGRQNLGAVGLEAAKIQLSELVSKVSNQCLNSAFSELKELQGLCPQQIQATQPNDCSIDSCLTSCEGSQKDQEKHNRGMVMRPYSGTQFLEQKELSEDHMLQKTELKWSEDLKESMFHSSIGKDAERRMPVERSSSDLSMRIGLQGENGNGSNNCSVGRFKGRDLDDSFLDRNSNRVESSKLENEKISRGYRLPYFPAKLDLNAHDENDAATSCKQFDLNGLSWS